In Lagenorhynchus albirostris chromosome 14, mLagAlb1.1, whole genome shotgun sequence, one DNA window encodes the following:
- the LOC132532202 gene encoding heterogeneous nuclear ribonucleoprotein A1-like 3 — MKSPKKAGITGRLCGGEPTVKEDTEEHHLRDYFEQCGGKIEVIEIMTDQGSGKKRGFVFVTFDDHDSVDKIVIQKYHTVNSHNCEVRKALSKQEMASASSSQRGQSGSGNFGGGRGGGFSGNGSFGHGENFSGRGGFGGSRGGGGYGGSGDGYNGFDNDRSSFGGGGSYNDSGSYNNQSSNFGPMKGGNFGGRSSGPCGGGGQYFAKPRNRGGCGGSSSSRSCGSGRRFDDCQETTLSRRGSQGSDREAAGYNRFVNSAEHSGGRAQLLQRRHVLDNTHVYGQKDSRTVFVTNCITGYFSFFSVESIKHSNKGF; from the coding sequence ATGAAATCACCTAAAAAAGCTGGAATTACCGGCAGATTGTGTGGTGGTGAACCTACGGTTAAAGAAGACACTGAAGAACATCATCTAAGAGATTATTTTGAACAGTGTGGGGGGAAAATTGAAGTGATTGAAATCATGACTGATCAAGGCAGTGGCAAAAAGAGAGGCTTTGTTTTCGTAACCTTTGATGACCATGACTCTGTAGACAAGATTGTCATTCAGAAATACCACACTGTGAATAGCCACAACTGTGAAGTAAGGAAAGCCCTATCTAAGCAAGAGATGGCTAGTGCCTCATCCAGCCAAAGAGGTCAAAGTGGTTCTGGAAACTTTGGTGGTGGTCGTGGAGGTGGTTTTAGTGGGAATGGCAGCTTTGGTCATGGAGAAAACTTTAGTGGTCGAGGTGGCTTTGGTGGCAGCCGCGGTGGTGGTGGAtatggtggcagtggggatggctATAATGGATTTGATAATGACAGAAGCAGTTTTGGAGGTGGTGGAAGCTACAATGATTCTGGCAGTTACAACAATCAATCTTCAAATTTTGGACCCATGAAAGGAGGAAACTTTGGAGGCAGAAGTTCTGGCCCCTGTGGTGGTGGAGGCCAATACTTTGCCAAACCCCGAAACCGAGGTGGCTGTGGTggttccagcagcagcaggagctgtGGCAGTGGCAGGAGGTTTGATGACTGCCAGGAAACAACGCTTAGCAGGAGAGGAAGCCAGGGAAGTGACAGGGAAGCTGCAGGTTACAACAGATTTGTCAACTCAGCCGAGCACAGTGGTGGCAGGGCCCAGCTGCTACAAAGAAGACATGTTTTAGACAATACTCACGTGTACGGGCAGAAAGACTCGAGGACTGTATTTGTGACTAATTGTATAACaggttattttagtttcttttctgtgGAAAGTATAAAGCATTCCAACAAAGGGttttaa